The following proteins come from a genomic window of Nicotiana tomentosiformis chromosome 12, ASM39032v3, whole genome shotgun sequence:
- the LOC104118878 gene encoding uncharacterized protein — protein MLGIGSVSTGTSTEKRQQPQVAAEKRQKGGCVKVLTEEMRRRMAEGGTSTLTAAEIEQKVAEGGGYLRGFKPPATYSYEKYANDSDDELLPDHALPEHRPDFYHIWCHYHHQAAQTNGFDLDIYPGSSMLADVVPLDKSHTKYGEIMMELANLAIQQYNEKECNVFKYKLLSIEKVNYRLTGLEEYFMTVKVLNLTLGSSIETFQIHAGRLIAVGTKKVFSCLPKERGLLDGEGNVAEGKEGWTLDPRSYLITLGF, from the exons ATGTTGGGAATTGGATCTGTATCGACAGGGACTTCCACGGAGAAGAGGCAACAACCACAAGTAGCCGCCGAGAAGAGGCAAAAAGGAGGATGCGTGAAGGTGTTAACCGAGGAGATGAGGCGAAGAATGGCAGAAGGAGGAACGTCGACACTGACAGCGGCGGAGATTGAGCAAAAAGTTGCAGAAGGAGGTGGATACCTCAGGGGGTTTAAACCACCAGCCACTTACTCTTATGAAAAGTATGCCAACGATAGCGACGACGAGCTTTTGCCTGATCACGCTTTGCCTGAGCATCGCCCTGATTTTTACcatatttggtgtcattatcaCCACCAAGCTGCACAAACCAAT GGTTTTGACCTAGATATCTATCCTGGTAGTTCTATGCTGGCTGATGTGGTGCCATTAGACAAGTCCCATACTAAGTATGGTGAGATAATGATGGAACTGGCTAACCTTGCTATCCAGCAATACAATGAGAAAGAGTGCAAT GTTTTTAAGTACAAGCTCTTGAGTATTGAGAAGGTGAACTATCGGTTGACGGGACTCGAAGAATATTTTATGACTGTTAAAGTCTTAAATCTCACTCTTGGTTCTTCTATCGAAACTTTTCAAATACATGCTGGCAGACTGATTGCTGTGGGTACCAAAAAAGTCTTTAGTTGCCTGCCAAAGGAGAG GGGTTTGCTTGATGGAGAGGGGAATGTCGCCGAAGGGAAAGAGGGATGGACCTTGGACCCTAGAAGTTATTTGATAACCCTTGGATTCTAG